The following coding sequences are from one Dermacentor silvarum isolate Dsil-2018 chromosome 4, BIME_Dsil_1.4, whole genome shotgun sequence window:
- the LOC119448874 gene encoding uncharacterized protein LOC119448874, which yields MSHLWLVTCVNSIAKQKLVDKGELLVKGLKCLVIDPECKNIKMKLLWLPPHLEQRRIVEALEPYGTVQSITREMWRCDGMEGWQMTNRDVAFTLKDGVSASNLPHLLSIYGHQCLILVPGRPPLCLRCNRVGHIRRQCRTPRCSNCHRYGHIADACIGTYADKLRGNRPAEDETITDHLMDVSEVVDATGETPAEAHRQEETKPSSADDSLSPKPAAVEDTKLPDDEPTMSWAELPPVQDRPPSVESGLMCEATKKRPAPADNPSSVGKEARVPKVSKLTKPLRGTPAPTDVSCVEVQQKVASASPPQDGSDAPLEQRVNAAPT from the coding sequence ATGAGCCATTTGTGGCTAGTAACATGCGTTAATAGCATCGCGAAACAGAAACTTGTCGACAAAGGCGAGCTGCTGGTGAAGGGCCTCAAGTGCCTTGTCATAGACCCAGAATGCAAAAATATCAAGATGAAGCTTCTTTGGCTTCCCCCACACCTGGAACAGAGACGGATTGTTGAAGCGCTAGAACCTTATGGAACAGTGCAGTCTATCACGAGAGAAATGTGGCGGTGTGACGGCATGGAGGGCTGGCAAATGACTAATCGCGACGTGGCGTTTACACTGAAGGACGGAGTCTCTGCAAGTAATCTGCCTCACCTATTGAGCATATACGGGCACCAGTGCCTCATCTTGGTTCCTGGCCGACCACCACTTTGCCTACGGTGCAACAGAGTCGGGCATATCCGGCGACAATGTAGGACACCACGCTGCAGCAACTGTCACCGCTACGGTCACATTGCAGATGCATGCATCGGAACCTacgctgacaagcttcgtggaaACAGACCAGCTGAGGATGAGACCATCACCGATCATCTAATGGATGTGAGCGAGGTTGTGGATGCGACCGGTGAAACACCCGCTGAAGCTCATCGACAGGAAGAGACAAAGCCTTCATCGGCTGACGATAGCCTTAGCCCGAAGCCTGCCGCTGTGGAGGATACTAAGTTGCCTGACGACGAACCAACTATGTCATGGGCAGAATTGCCACCAGTTCAAGACCGCCCGCCATCAGTGGAATCTGGATTGATGTGTGAGGCTACTAAGAAGCGTCCAGCGCCAGCTGACAACCCATCGTCCGTGGGAAAGGAGGCCCGGGTTCCCAAAGTGTCGAAGTTGACAAAACCACTCCGAGGAACGCCTGCACCCACAGATGTCTCTTGTGTTGAAGTGCAGCAAAAGGTCGCCAGCGCATCCCCTCCTCAAGACGGGAGTGATGCTCCCCTAGAGCAGCGTGTGAACGCTGCACCAACATAG
- the LOC119448258 gene encoding uncharacterized protein LOC119448258 produces MFSRAEVCNVFLVSRLMYVLQVLHCSRLRIQALHRVFATFICSSSCESMRRDNLFVPLERGGLGLVHLFVRQIVSRLFFFRDSDHPFLREMLQFRLAHYLPDIVVSSDAKDVTQAPWGFLKEVVDSFLFLKVRFSLEYNFTASRKEISAALVYSIFPDPLYRAPYLNQPYQDVLRRVRKMCIPPGAKTFFFKLHTETLPVKTWLKARGCFVPWSTNCRLCPRAETIDHCFIDCTDAIFFWDILQRTLKKDIDITPYAIRFLPFKISGGPPYDMFVGLGLYSLWRARMCDRHAESPRSTRSFFQESAAYIRSVYAVQEPPPDWMHLLDACVCLPEF; encoded by the coding sequence atgttcagtcgtgctgaagtgtgcaacgtgtttttagtttcccgtctcatgtatgtgctgcaagtactgcactgctcaagacttcgtattcaggcactccatcgcgtatttgcaacatttatttgcaGCTCGAGTTGCGAATCCATGCGGCGCGATAATCTGTTCGTCCCTCTTGAACGAGGTGGTTTAGGATTAGTCCATCTCTTCgtcaggcaaattgtttctcgtctgtttttctttcgagacagtgaTCATCCCTTTTTGCGTGAAATGTTACAGTTCCGATTAGCTCATTATCTTCctgatatagtagtgtcatcagatgccaaagatgtcacacaggctccttggggctttctcaaggaggttgtggattcattccttttcttgaaagttagattcagcctggagtacaatttcactgcgagtcgaaaagaaatttctgctgcactggtgtattcgattttcccagatcctttgtatcgtgcaccttatttaaatcagccttatcaggatgtacttaggcgggtccgtaaaatgtgtatacctcctggagctaaaacatttttctttaaactgcatacggaaacacttcctgttaaaacctggttgaaggcgaggggctgcttcgtgccatggtccacgaactgtcgactgtgtccacgtgctgaaactatagatcactgttttatagactgtacagatgctatatttttctgggacattctccaacggacgcttaaaaaggacattgacatcactccatacgcaattagattcctaccgtttaagattagtggcggtcctccctatgacatgttcgtaggactgggtttgtatagcctatggagagctagaatgtgtgatcgccatgccgaaagcccgcgatctacaagatcattctttcaagaaagtgcagcttatataagaagtgtgtacgccgtgcaggaacctccgcctgactggatgcacttgttggacgcatgtgtgtgtttgcccgagttttaa